A window of Gimesia sp. genomic DNA:
TAATGCACAACGTCTTCGCGACTGAGATCCAGCAAGGGACGTACGAGATAGAGGTTTTCCGCCAGTAACCGAACACGGGGGATGCCTTTCAGGCCGGAGATTCCAGTGCCGCGGATGATGTGATGCAACACGGTTTCCGCCTGATCATCGAGGGTATGCGCCACCGCAATCCGCGTGCAGTGTTCTGCGTGGGCAGTCCGGATCAGAAATTCATAGCGGGCGGACCGACTCAGTTCTTCCAGGCCGGTTGAGGACCCCGTCTGTTGCGACGCCAGCTCCTGTTTTTCCAATAGGAGAGGCAGGTTGAATGCTCGGCAGGTCTCCTTCAGCCAGTCCGCGTCCGCATCGGAATCTGAGCCCCGCAGGCCGTGATTCAGGTGGGCTACGACCAGGGAACCGGGGCAGAAGTTGAGCTCTGTCGCTGAGACCAGTTCCATCAGGGCGCGCAGCAGTGCAATACTATCTGCACCACCCGAGACGGCAACCAGGGTTCTCTCGGCTTGTGTTGCAGGTGGACTCTTGTCTGGTAAATACGTTTGCCCGGCTGCAATCCGCTGCTCGCAGGCGCGCCAGCCGCGATTCACTGCTGAGACAAACTCATTCATAAGGGCAATCGTTTCTTTCACTGACGGGAGACACGCAGGCAGGTCTGACGCATGAGAGCGAGATGGGAAATTGAACCAATATTTCTCACAATATACTATCGCATCCGGAAATCTCTTGTTACCATGAATCGGGAAATTTGCGAGAAGTTTCCTCTGTCATTCGAGTTACAGACAGATTCATCTCTTCGATTCCAAAAGGAACGAACTTTGGGAATCGGCTGATGTTTCCTGTTTTTTTCTGGATGTTCTGGAGTGAGCTTTTCATAATAGTTTCATTGTATTTTATTTTTAAGTTTCCTTTCGGCATTTCCTGGCTTGATCGGGAGCATTGTCACAGAACTGTTTACGACACGGAAACTGAACTTCAGCTGCTGTGTCAAAACAAACTCTGTGCTGTAAGAGTTTCTAAAGTAGTATCAGGTACAGTTGAATTGGAGAATCAACAATGTTTGGCATTCTCAATGAGACAATCCTTGCAATTTATGTTCTGTTCACAAAAGTGGCGAAACAATTGCCGACGCTGATTCGTTCACGGAAATCCTCTCCCTGGACGGAAGAAAGCTCTTCCCCTGCACATGTTCAGACACAACTGACGGGGCAGCAGGAGTGGGTGCGTCAAATTCTGTCTTATCTGGGGATCGAATTACGGTCAAAGGTACCCGTCCCGGTCCGCACTGACCGGAGATACTTTCGACGGCGTTAGCAGGCACCTGCACGGGCCATCTGTTTGTTGTTCAAATTCACCAAGTTCCAGACTACTGCTGAGTTAAAGCTGTTATTTGAATTTCATATCTTTATTCAGACATCTTTAGATCGATCAGAAACTCCCGGACGCTCCTGTCATTCTGAGAAATTCCTGACAACCTGCATCGTGCACTTCCGGCCTGATCTCCAGGACTGGAGATTAAGGATTTGTACGGTATTGTCTCTGTTGTATGTTAACGCCAAATAGCATTCTGCAGGAAAGGGACTTTTCACCAAAGGCGCATAGGAAGCACCTGGAATATGTTAACAGAAGTCGCTATTGGAGCTACTCTGGCGCTCATTGTCGGGGCCTTCATCGGTTATTTCATTGACCGCATTCGCCGCGGATCTGCCTATCAGTCTTATCAGCAGATTCTGAAACAGGCCGAACTCGATGCCGAAAACCTGCTCAAAAGCCAGAAGCTGGAAGCCAAAGAAGAGCTGCTCAAACGCCGCGAATCTCTGGAAGAAGAAGTCAACAAGCAGCGCGAAGAGCTCTGGGCCGTTGAGAAAAAGCTCAGCAAGCGTGAGAACGCGCTCGAAGATCAGCAGGCCGATTTCCTCAAAAAGGAATCCATGATTCAGGCCACCCAGTCCAAGTTGGCCTCCCGTACCAAAGCGGTCGAAGCCCGCGAACAGGAACTGGAACGTGCCCTGAAGAAGCAGCAGGAAGAGCTCTTCAAAATCAGTGGACTGGATCGCGAAACCGCCTCACAGATGCTGCTCGACCGGCTCGAAAATGATCTCAAAAATGAAACCGGCGCACTGATTATGAAGTATCAGAGCGAGCTGAAACAGTCGTGTGACAAGCTGGCACGCGAGACCATCGGCATGGCCGTTCAGAGGTTCGCTTCCGGACACGTGGCCGAGACCACCGTCTCCACAGTGGAACTCCCTGAAGAGGAAATGAAAGGGCGGATCATCGGTCGGGAAGGTCGTAACATCCGGGCCTTTGAAAAAGCGACTGGCGTGGACGTGATTGTGGACGATACACCGGGGGTGGTCGTTGTTTCCGCCTTCGACAATGTCCGCCGGCAGATCGGTAAAATGTCCCTGCAGAAACTGGTCAACGATGGACGCATCCATCCCGCCCGTATAGAGGAAGTCGTCGAAGAGACACAGAAGGAACTCGAAGAATACATCCTGACCATGGGGCAGAACGCCTGTCAGGAAGTCAATATCTCCGGCGTGCATCCCAAACTGGTCGACCTGCTGGGCCGTCTGCATTTCCGTACGAGTTACAGTCAGAATGTACTCCGGCACTCAATCGAGGTTTCCGCTCTAACCGGCATCATGGCAGAACAGCTCGGCCTGGACGGGACACTCGCCCGTCGTTGTGGTCTGTTCCATGACATCGGTAAAGCCGCCGACCACGAAATGGAAGGGGGCCACCCCGCCGTCGGTGCCCAGCTGCTCAAGCGGTACGGCGAATGTCAGGAAGTCGTGCATGCCGCCGCCGGTCATCACGATGACATCCGCCCCGATTACATCTACACTGTGCTTGTCGCTGCTGCGGACGCCTGTTCTGCTTCGCGCCCCGGTGCCCGCCGCGATACGCTGGAAAAATATGTGCGTCGCCTCGAAGAGCTGGAAACGCTGGTTTGCGGCTTCCCGGGCGTCGATCATACCTATGCGATTCAGGCTGGTCGTGAAGTTCGCGTAATCGTCGATTCCGATCAGGTCAACGACCGTGAAGCAGCCAAGATGTGCAAAGACATCGCCAAGGCGATCGAAGAAACCCTGACCTACCCGGGCGAAATCCGGGTGACCGTGATGCGCGAGTCACGTACGGTCGAATACGCCCGCTAAGCGGGAAGATCTGCTTCCATCAGAGCAGCGATGGCCCAAGCGTCGTCGCTGCTCTGTTTTTTTAACGCATCGATCACTTTCTTCCGCCGCTCTTCCGGATGGTTCTGGCTCAGTTTGAACTTGCCTTTGATGCGTTCAATCTCAATCCGAAAGCCGACGATTCCCTTAAGCAGTCCCTCGGTGAACTCAGTCTCTGGAGTCTGCATGGACCAGGACTCAGGCTGCGAGGCTTCATAAAACTGCACGGTTTCTGCGATGACCGCTTTCAGCTCTGCGTCATCAGTGATCCGGTAATACCGACCGTAAACGTGCACCGTCTGATAGTTCCAGGTCGGGACTGTATTCTGAGATGCATACCAGGTGGGTGAGATGTAAGCATGCGGACCATGGAAGATGGCCAGCATACTCTGATTGTCTGGAGTCTCCGCTTGCGGATTCGCCCGGGCAAAGTGCCCCAGCAGGCACCCATTCTGTCCCACCTCACGCTGCAAAAGTAAAGGCAGGTGAGAAGCAAACGGCTCTTCGCCCTGATTGCTCACCAGTGTGGCAAAGCTGTGTTGTTTGATAAACGGGTGCAGTCGGCTGACGTCGGTTTCGGCAAAAGCGGCTGGGACATACATGGAATCAGCTGGTCCTCAGGAAGAGAGCAGGGGACGGATTGTACATTCAGTTCTGACAGCGGTTCCGGTTCGCAGGTTCGTCAGACTATCAATTCCAGGATCATTTCTTTAACTTGAAGTGACTGCCATCATTGTGAGGCGGAAACCACTCTCATGCAAAGGAGTTCCGAAATAATGCCTTTTATTGATATCGATTCCGTCCAGCCCCTGGAAGTCCTGCCTGGCTGTAAAATGCGGACCCCTTTCGGGGAAAATCTGATGCTGTCTTACCTGGAAATGGAGGAAGGGGCCATTGTGCCCATGCACCATCATCCACACGAGCAGGGGGGAATGCTCCTCAAAGGCAGGCTGGAACTGACGATGGGAGACGAAGTGCGAACTGTCGAAGCAGGGGCGATGTTCATTATTCCCCCCAACACTCCGCATCAGGCGGTTGCCGTCGATGGGCCTGCCGTAGTCCTGGATGTATTCAGCCCGGTCCGCGAAGACTACGCGGAGCTGTTTAACAAGTACATCCCGACAGAGTCAGACGAAAGCTGATCGCGTCAGTTTACGACTGGTGTTGCTGCTGGCTTTGCAGCTGTTTGAATTCGTCAGCCCTGCGGAGCAGCTCTTCTTTGGAGAGTACTTCCGTCTGGGTTGCGATATGCCATTGAATGCCAAAAGGATCCTTTACCGAGGCACTCCGCTCGCCGTAAAACTGGTCTGCCGGTCCGCGCTGGCCCAAAGCTCCTGCTTCCAGGGCTCTCTGGTAGGTGAGATCCACATCCGGTACATAAACGTGTAAAGCTGCGGAGGTGGGCCCCCATTCCTCACAGGCATCGGCCAGCTCAACCATGGAATCGCCGATTCTCAGTGTCGCATGGCCGATCTTGTCATCGTGGTATGAGATTAATTCAGTTGTCGCATCGAAGACGAATGTCACAAATTCAATCAGTCTCGCTGCCCCTTCTACCAGCAGATAGGGAGTGACTGCGTGGTAGCCATCGGGGGTGTAGTGGGGGGCCATCTTGATTTCTCCTGAAATGCTGGGGACTGGAGGCGAAACAGGACCCGCAAAACAAACCATATTTGAACTGATAATGTGGCCATTATACAATGGAATCTGTTTCAGGAATAGCAATTCATGTAAACTATTTTTTCCCTGTCAAAAACACTTGAAAACAAACGTTTTTTATCAGTTGGACTCTTACCTTCACGCGAAATTTCGGGGAAAATCCAATGCGACTGCTGCTCATTACTCTGCTGCTGTTTTCAGGGCTCAATCCGGTTCTGGCCGCCGGTCGACCCAATGTGATCCTGATTATGAGCGATGACCAGGGTTACGGTGAACTTTCCTGTCACGGAAATCCCCTGCTCAAAACTCCCCACCTCGATCAGTTGGCCTCCGAGAGTGTCCGTCTGACCGACTTTCACGTCGCCCCGATGTGCACCCCGACCCGGGGGCAGTTGATGACCGGCCAGGACGCGTTTCGTAATGCTGCCATGAATGTCAGCAGCGGACGGACGCTGCTCAGGCCCGAACTCCAGACCATGGCCAATCAGTTCCAGGCGGCCGGTTATCGCACCGGCATGTTCGGGAAATGGCATCTGGGAGACAATTATCCCTATCGTCCGCAGGATCGTGGCTTCCAGGAAACACTCTGGTTTCCCTCATCTCACATCAGCGCGGTACCCGACTACTGGATCAACGATTATTTTGATGATACCTATTTGCAAAACGGACACCGCGTGAAGCAGACCGGTTATTGCACGGATGTCTTTTTTCGTGAAATGCGGAACTGGATCCGTACCCGTGATGAATCCCTCCCGTTTTTTGCCTACCTGCCTCTGAATGCGCCCCACGGACCTCTGTATGTCCCCGATCATTATCGGCGACCAGTCGAAGCAGCACTCCGGGAACATCCCGAGGTCGTGCAACATCTCAAGCCCCAGCGCAGAAAAGCACTGATCAGCTACCTCGCGATGTGCGCTAACATCGATGAAAACATCGGCAAGCTGGAACGGTTTCTGAGCGAATCGAAACTGCGCAACGATACGATCGTCATTTTTCTGACCGATAACGGGAGTACGATGGGCCCTGATTACTATAACGCCGGCATGCGTGGCAGGAAGGTGACGCTCTGGGAGGGAGGCCATCGTGTTCCCTGTTTCATTCGCTGGCCAGACGGTAATCTCGGACCGGCACGCGATGTGAACGATCTGACCCACGTTCAGGATCTGCTCCCCACGCTGGCCGAGCTCTGTGAACTTCCCCTGCCTGAGCAGCGACTGGACGGCATCAGTCTGGCGCCGCATCTGCGGGGAGAAGTCAAATCGCTGCCGGACCGGATGCTGGTCGTTAATTACAGTCGTATGCCCTTCATCGGCAATAAGAAGAGCATGTTCCTCTCAAAGCCGCGGAAGGAAGGGGCTGCCGTCCTCTGGAAACGCTGGCGCTGGCTGGAGAACCGGGAGCTATATGATCTCAACAGCGATCCATTGCAAAAAAAGAACGTGGCAGAACAGCATCCGGAAGTCGTCGCCCGGATGCAGGCACACCTCGATCAGTGGTGGAAAGAGCTACAACCGCATGTAGCCGAGCCGCAGCGGGTGATTATTGGCCATGCAGCGGAAAACCCTTCAATGCTCACTGCCTGTGAATGGCTGGACGTCTTTGTCGATCAGCAGGGGCAGGTGCGTCGTGGAATCCGCCGCAACGGCACCTGGCAGCTGACAGTTGCCGAGGCGGGCAACTATGAATTCGAATTGCGTCGCTGGCCCCGTGAAAGTGGATTGAAACTGAACGCGGGCACCCCCGCTGTCAAAGTCACTGATGGCCAACTCGCCGAAGGAGTGGCGCTACCAGTTGCGAAAGGCCGTCTCAAAATTGGCAGTTTCGAAGCGACGGCCAAACCGGATGCCGATGGGGAGTCGATTACGATTGAGACTCCACTGAAGCCCGGACAACTGGAACTGACAACCTGGCTCCTGGATGAGCAGGAGCAGGAGATCTGTGGTGCCTACTACGTCTATGTGAACCGAAAGTAAATGCGATTGCTACTTCGGTTCCTTTTCCGAGGCATTGAGCAGTGTTTGAGCGAATGATTCCAGGTGGCGGATATTGTCACAGAAGGCGGCATACTGCATCTGGTGACGGATCGGTTCTTTAAGAGCCCGTCCGCCGACCACGAAGGCCACATCCATACCGAATTCATCGTAGAGTTCGGCGTAGTGCTGCAGAAATTCCTGTTCGTTGCGGATGTAGCTCACACTCAGCCAGAACATCCGCGGCCGCTGTTGCTCGATTGCCGCGGCCAGGGTGGAGAAGGGGAGATTGGTTCCCAGTGAAGATGCATTCCACTTAATGTCGCGGAGCACCAGTTCAACCATCGTGGTGGCCAGGCTGTAGAGATCCCCTTCCACCGCACCACCGAAGGCCACGGGAGCATCAATCGGTGGATTGGGAATCAGCGTTCGCAATTCATGCAGCAGGCGGAGGGCCAGTTCGCAACCACGCCGTTCCTGGTAGACCTCTGCTTTTCCGCACTCCCACCGATCACCGATGGTCACGAACGACCGACCGATCACCAGGTCACAGATTGAGCTGATGCTGTGTTCCGCCAGGTATAGGTCCAGTACGATCTGACGGCATAGATCTTCTTCGCCTCTCAATAACGCCTCGGTCAGCTGTTCTTCGGCGCGATCAATCACCCGGCTGGTCTGGCCGGTGGTGGCTGGGAGTCCCAGTACTTCGGGGCGTACAAGCTCGTATTTGCTGGAGCGTAAAAATTCGATCAGATCCGGCAGGGCAATACGGCGGTGTCCCCCAGCCGTGTACTGGGTGGGGATCACCCCTTTGTCGCACCAGCGTTTGACGGAGGATTCACTGGCCTGGATGGCACGGGCTACCTGTTTAGACGTCAGAAATTCGTGCATTTGACTTGATTCTGAAGTGGACGATCTGGTCGTTATCGAAAAGGGATATAAACATTCAATACACTGATACTAGTTCGGAAACTGTAATCTGACAAGTCACATAATTATAAGTTCCTCAATAGTAACAGGATGCATTTAGTTTTGCTGAAATGAACGTTTTGGACGAATTTGTGGTTGTTTTTGTTTTCCTGCTTGCGTATAAATGGTGTAGTAGAAATGAACGAATTTCGATTTTCAGGAATATGAAAATGATAGTGTGTTCAAAAGATCATTGTGAGCAATCGTCCCAGCAGCTGGCACAACGTGCCCGTGAAATTCTGCAGGCCGAAATTGACTTTATCCCGAATCCCAGCTTTCAGGATTCAGATGCGGACGAAGTGATTCTGGGGCAACCCTTGCCTGAGAGTAACACTGAAATTACAGCTGCTGCCTTCACGAAACCGGGCAGCCGGGCACTCTCGACTCAAATCGCCCGTCTCTGTCGCTCAGAAGTGCTGTCTGCAGCTGACGAGCAGGATCTGTTCCGCAGAATGAACTACCTCAAGTTCAAAGCCAATATGCATCGTTGCAAACTCGACCCGGAAGAGGTCGAACCCTGCGACCTGGAGCGAATCGAAAATCTGCTCCAACAGGCAGAGCAGGTTCGCGATCAGATCTTTCGCTGCAACATGCGACTGGTGGTCTCGATCGTCAAGAAATGCGTGACTCCGGGCGTGAGCTTCGACGAGCTACTCAGTGATGGCTGCCTGACGCTGATACATGCCATCGAAAAGTTCGATTATGCCCGAGGATTCCGTTTCAGTACGTACGCATACCACTCCATTTCGAACTACGCGTATCGAAAAATTGCAAATCGTCGCAAGGAACGCAACAAATTTAAACAGCTGGGTGAAGAACGCACCCTGGAAGAACTGCAGGAGCAGAAGAATCCGATGATGGTCCGCGCGGTCTGGGATGAACTCTCCGACCTGCTCAAGCAGACGATCGACACGCTCGATCAGCGGGAACAGTTTATTGTCCGCAGCCGGTTTGCTCTCGGCAAACATCGCAAAATTCAGACCTTTCAAAAACTGGCCGATGAACTTGGAATCTCCAAAGAACGGGTACGTCAGCTTGAACAGCGGGCCGTGGCCAAACTGAGAGCACTCGCAGAAGGATCCCGTCTGGATGCGATTCGTGAACTCGTCGGCGGCTGAATATGACACTTACTCAATTACAAGAACGGTGAAATATGGATCGTGAATACTGTGAAATCGAGGCCTTCTATGACGGTGACTGTCCGCTCTGCCTGCGGGAAGTCAACCTGCTGAAGCGTTTCGATCGCCGCCACAAGATTCACTTCACTGATATTGCTGCAGAGGACTTTGATCCAGCAGTTTATGGGAAAACGCAGGCTGAATTTATGGATGAGATGCACGGACGTCTCCCCGACGGTACCTGGATCAGTGGAGTTGAAGTATTTCGTCGTCTCTACTCGGCAATTGGTTGTCGCTGGCTCGTGGCTCCGACCCGCTTGCCGGGCATCTCACACAGTCTCAATTATCTCTACAGACATTTCGCCCGTTACAGGTTAAAATTAACAGGGCGCTGTCAGCAGGGGCAGTGTACAGTGAAGCCGTCTCAAGATAAGGTTCATTCATGAAAATTGCCATCATTGGTAGCGGCATTTCCGGTTTGACGGCTGCCTGGTTTCTGCATCGACAGCACGATGTCACGATCTTCGAAGCGAATAACTACATCGGCGGACACACCAACACGATCGAAGTCGATCTGGAGGGGGAGGAACATCCCGTCGACACCGGGTTCATTGTTTTTAACCACCAGACCTACCCGAACTTCACCCGCATGCTGGACCGACTGGAAATCACTTCACAGCCGACCAGGATGAGTTTCAGTATGAAGTGTGAACGAACCGGGCTCGAATACCGGGGCGCCGATCTGAATGGCTTTTTCGCTCAGCGAAAGAATCTGTTCAACCCTCGCTTCTTTAAACTCCTGAGTGATATTTTTCGTTTCAACAAACAATCGCTGGCCCTGCTTGAATCGGATAACGATACCCTGACGGTCGGCGAATACCTCATGCGTGAGAACTACTCCCGCGAATTCATCGATCAGTACTTTCTCCCCATGGGGTCGGCGATCTGGTCCTGCCCGGTAGGCACTTTCGAACAGTTTCCCATTCGCTTCATCGTGGAGTTCTATCGCAACCATGGCATCCTGGCGATCCGGGAACTGCCTGAGTGGCGTGTGGTTTGTGGCGGTTCACACCAATATGTCAAAGCGATCACCGCCGACTTTCGAGAGTCAATCCGTCTGCAGACCCCAATTCGCGCTGTCAGGCGTCTCTCGAAAGGTGTGGAAGTAACTCCGGTCAATGGTGCTCCTGAAGAGTTCGATCACGTGATTTTCGCCTGCCACAGTGATCAGGCTTTGAAAATCCTCGGAAGCGACGTACATCCGGTCGAACGCGAACTGCTCTCCGCATTCCCCTATGAACCGAATATTGCCCAGCTGCATACCGACACAAGCGTTCTGCCCCGCAGTGAACGTGCCTGGGCCTGTTGGAATTACTTCATGCCCCGCGGCGAGAATCGCAAAGCAACAATTACCTACAACATGAATCAGCTGCAGAGCCTCGACTCGCAGCATACGTTCTGTGTGACACTCAATGGTGAAGAGCGGGTCGATTCTTCCAGGGTCATTCGTCGTATCGAGTATGCCCACCCCATCTTTACGATCGAACGGGCTGAGACCCAGCGGCGTCACGCGGAAGTGATCAATCAGCGAAATACATCGTTTTGTGGTGCCTACTGGGGCAACGGATTTCACGAGGATGGCGTTAACAGTGCCCTGGCGGTCTGCCGAACTTTACTGGAAACAGAAGACATATGGAAAGCGGAATCTACACCGGCTGGGTTCGACACAGACGACTTAAACCCGTCGAACACAGCTTTCGCAATCGAATCTTCCTGATGTACCTTGATCTGGATGAACTCGATTCCGTGTTCGAGGGACGCTGGTGCTGGTCTACCCGTCGTCCGGCTCTGGCCCGGTTTC
This region includes:
- a CDS encoding B12-binding domain-containing protein gives rise to the protein MHEFLTSKQVARAIQASESSVKRWCDKGVIPTQYTAGGHRRIALPDLIEFLRSSKYELVRPEVLGLPATTGQTSRVIDRAEEQLTEALLRGEEDLCRQIVLDLYLAEHSISSICDLVIGRSFVTIGDRWECGKAEVYQERRGCELALRLLHELRTLIPNPPIDAPVAFGGAVEGDLYSLATTMVELVLRDIKWNASSLGTNLPFSTLAAAIEQQRPRMFWLSVSYIRNEQEFLQHYAELYDEFGMDVAFVVGGRALKEPIRHQMQYAAFCDNIRHLESFAQTLLNASEKEPK
- a CDS encoding DUF393 domain-containing protein encodes the protein MDREYCEIEAFYDGDCPLCLREVNLLKRFDRRHKIHFTDIAAEDFDPAVYGKTQAEFMDEMHGRLPDGTWISGVEVFRRLYSAIGCRWLVAPTRLPGISHSLNYLYRHFARYRLKLTGRCQQGQCTVKPSQDKVHS
- a CDS encoding FMN-binding negative transcriptional regulator, translated to MYVPAAFAETDVSRLHPFIKQHSFATLVSNQGEEPFASHLPLLLQREVGQNGCLLGHFARANPQAETPDNQSMLAIFHGPHAYISPTWYASQNTVPTWNYQTVHVYGRYYRITDDAELKAVIAETVQFYEASQPESWSMQTPETEFTEGLLKGIVGFRIEIERIKGKFKLSQNHPEERRKKVIDALKKQSSDDAWAIAALMEADLPA
- a CDS encoding cupin domain-containing protein; protein product: MPFIDIDSVQPLEVLPGCKMRTPFGENLMLSYLEMEEGAIVPMHHHPHEQGGMLLKGRLELTMGDEVRTVEAGAMFIIPPNTPHQAVAVDGPAVVLDVFSPVREDYAELFNKYIPTESDES
- a CDS encoding VOC family protein, translating into MAPHYTPDGYHAVTPYLLVEGAARLIEFVTFVFDATTELISYHDDKIGHATLRIGDSMVELADACEEWGPTSAALHVYVPDVDLTYQRALEAGALGQRGPADQFYGERSASVKDPFGIQWHIATQTEVLSKEELLRRADEFKQLQSQQQHQS
- a CDS encoding arylsulfatase gives rise to the protein MRLLLITLLLFSGLNPVLAAGRPNVILIMSDDQGYGELSCHGNPLLKTPHLDQLASESVRLTDFHVAPMCTPTRGQLMTGQDAFRNAAMNVSSGRTLLRPELQTMANQFQAAGYRTGMFGKWHLGDNYPYRPQDRGFQETLWFPSSHISAVPDYWINDYFDDTYLQNGHRVKQTGYCTDVFFREMRNWIRTRDESLPFFAYLPLNAPHGPLYVPDHYRRPVEAALREHPEVVQHLKPQRRKALISYLAMCANIDENIGKLERFLSESKLRNDTIVIFLTDNGSTMGPDYYNAGMRGRKVTLWEGGHRVPCFIRWPDGNLGPARDVNDLTHVQDLLPTLAELCELPLPEQRLDGISLAPHLRGEVKSLPDRMLVVNYSRMPFIGNKKSMFLSKPRKEGAAVLWKRWRWLENRELYDLNSDPLQKKNVAEQHPEVVARMQAHLDQWWKELQPHVAEPQRVIIGHAAENPSMLTACEWLDVFVDQQGQVRRGIRRNGTWQLTVAEAGNYEFELRRWPRESGLKLNAGTPAVKVTDGQLAEGVALPVAKGRLKIGSFEATAKPDADGESITIETPLKPGQLELTTWLLDEQEQEICGAYYVYVNRK
- a CDS encoding FAD-dependent oxidoreductase, which codes for MKIAIIGSGISGLTAAWFLHRQHDVTIFEANNYIGGHTNTIEVDLEGEEHPVDTGFIVFNHQTYPNFTRMLDRLEITSQPTRMSFSMKCERTGLEYRGADLNGFFAQRKNLFNPRFFKLLSDIFRFNKQSLALLESDNDTLTVGEYLMRENYSREFIDQYFLPMGSAIWSCPVGTFEQFPIRFIVEFYRNHGILAIRELPEWRVVCGGSHQYVKAITADFRESIRLQTPIRAVRRLSKGVEVTPVNGAPEEFDHVIFACHSDQALKILGSDVHPVERELLSAFPYEPNIAQLHTDTSVLPRSERAWACWNYFMPRGENRKATITYNMNQLQSLDSQHTFCVTLNGEERVDSSRVIRRIEYAHPIFTIERAETQRRHAEVINQRNTSFCGAYWGNGFHEDGVNSALAVCRTLLETEDIWKAESTPAGFDTDDLNPSNTAFAIESS
- the rny gene encoding ribonuclease Y; this encodes MLTEVAIGATLALIVGAFIGYFIDRIRRGSAYQSYQQILKQAELDAENLLKSQKLEAKEELLKRRESLEEEVNKQREELWAVEKKLSKRENALEDQQADFLKKESMIQATQSKLASRTKAVEAREQELERALKKQQEELFKISGLDRETASQMLLDRLENDLKNETGALIMKYQSELKQSCDKLARETIGMAVQRFASGHVAETTVSTVELPEEEMKGRIIGREGRNIRAFEKATGVDVIVDDTPGVVVVSAFDNVRRQIGKMSLQKLVNDGRIHPARIEEVVEETQKELEEYILTMGQNACQEVNISGVHPKLVDLLGRLHFRTSYSQNVLRHSIEVSALTGIMAEQLGLDGTLARRCGLFHDIGKAADHEMEGGHPAVGAQLLKRYGECQEVVHAAAGHHDDIRPDYIYTVLVAAADACSASRPGARRDTLEKYVRRLEELETLVCGFPGVDHTYAIQAGREVRVIVDSDQVNDREAAKMCKDIAKAIEETLTYPGEIRVTVMRESRTVEYAR
- the tilS gene encoding tRNA lysidine(34) synthetase TilS, encoding MNEFVSAVNRGWRACEQRIAAGQTYLPDKSPPATQAERTLVAVSGGADSIALLRALMELVSATELNFCPGSLVVAHLNHGLRGSDSDADADWLKETCRAFNLPLLLEKQELASQQTGSSTGLEELSRSARYEFLIRTAHAEHCTRIAVAHTLDDQAETVLHHIIRGTGISGLKGIPRVRLLAENLYLVRPLLDLSREDVVHYLQEFGQEFRTDASNTDLRFTRNRIRHQLLPYLKTEFNPAVVQALHRLSQQAEEVTEVISADVTQILNRATLDQNQETWRLDCDQLLDTPDYLVKQCFLKIWQEMHWSRKRMGFDHWQRLLELTREGQKIHLPDQIEAERRERLLILRRLPDRTET
- a CDS encoding sigma-70 family RNA polymerase sigma factor; the encoded protein is MIVCSKDHCEQSSQQLAQRAREILQAEIDFIPNPSFQDSDADEVILGQPLPESNTEITAAAFTKPGSRALSTQIARLCRSEVLSAADEQDLFRRMNYLKFKANMHRCKLDPEEVEPCDLERIENLLQQAEQVRDQIFRCNMRLVVSIVKKCVTPGVSFDELLSDGCLTLIHAIEKFDYARGFRFSTYAYHSISNYAYRKIANRRKERNKFKQLGEERTLEELQEQKNPMMVRAVWDELSDLLKQTIDTLDQREQFIVRSRFALGKHRKIQTFQKLADELGISKERVRQLEQRAVAKLRALAEGSRLDAIRELVGG